A part of Xenopus tropicalis strain Nigerian chromosome 4, UCB_Xtro_10.0, whole genome shotgun sequence genomic DNA contains:
- the LOC100498440 gene encoding securin isoform X4: MATIVFVDQENGDIRSMLPKDHGTFLSCKVFGDSEIVSKPSRKALGNVNKQILQNKAVMAQKINFKQNTGSIGKKVTSSNLQPVKDLYPEIEHYFPYNPLDFESFDIPEDHKLSHFCLAGVSLLVQDNEVVRFDALTNIQLCPLEMPLFNTDSDCLPSLISPLYEVTVDLPPFEDY; encoded by the exons ATGGCAACTATAGTTTTTGTCGATCAAGAGAATGGTGATATTCGCAGCATGTTGCCTAAAGATCATGGAACATTCTTGAGCT GTAAAGTATTTGGTGATTCTGAAATCGTGTCCAAGCCTTCCAGAAAAGCCCTGGGAAATGTAAATAAGCAGATCTTGCAAAACAAAGCAGTGATGGCGCAGAAAATCAACTTTAAACAGAACACTGGATCCATTGGCAAAAAG GTGACTTCTTCAAACCTGCAACCTGTGAAAGACTTGTATCCTGAAATTGAGCACTACTTTCCTTATAATCCTTTAG ACTTTGAGAGTTTTGATATTCCAGAAGACCATAAACTCAGTCACTTTTGCTTAGCAGGTGTGTCACTCCTGGTTCAGGATAATGAAGTTGTAAGGTTTGATGCCTTAACAAATATTCAGCTGTGTCCATTAGAGATGCCATTATTTAACACGGATTCAG ATTGCCTGCCGTCTCTTATCTCTCCATTATATGAAGTTACAGTGGACTTGCCTCCTTTTGAAGACTATTGA
- the LOC100498440 gene encoding securin isoform X2 produces MATIVFVDQENGDIRSMLPKDHGTFLSYNVSTAKPQSRKGVVSFPGKVFGDSEIVSKPSRKALGNVNKQILQNKAVMAQKINFKQNTGSIGKKVTSSNLQPVKDLYPEIEHYFPYNPLGVSLLVQDNEVVRFDALTNIQLCPLEMPLFNTDSDCLPSLISPLYEVTVDLPPFEDY; encoded by the exons ATGGCAACTATAGTTTTTGTCGATCAAGAGAATGGTGATATTCGCAGCATGTTGCCTAAAGATCATGGAACATTCTTGAGCT ATAATGTTTCAACAGCAAAACCTCAATCCAGAAAGGGTGTGGTGTCTTTCCCAGGTAAAGTATTTGGTGATTCTGAAATCGTGTCCAAGCCTTCCAGAAAAGCCCTGGGAAATGTAAATAAGCAGATCTTGCAAAACAAAGCAGTGATGGCGCAGAAAATCAACTTTAAACAGAACACTGGATCCATTGGCAAAAAG GTGACTTCTTCAAACCTGCAACCTGTGAAAGACTTGTATCCTGAAATTGAGCACTACTTTCCTTATAATCCTTTAG GTGTGTCACTCCTGGTTCAGGATAATGAAGTTGTAAGGTTTGATGCCTTAACAAATATTCAGCTGTGTCCATTAGAGATGCCATTATTTAACACGGATTCAG ATTGCCTGCCGTCTCTTATCTCTCCATTATATGAAGTTACAGTGGACTTGCCTCCTTTTGAAGACTATTGA
- the LOC100498440 gene encoding securin isoform X3 — MATIVFVDQENGDIRSMLPKDHGTFLSSKPQSRKGVVSFPGKVFGDSEIVSKPSRKALGNVNKQILQNKAVMAQKINFKQNTGSIGKKVTSSNLQPVKDLYPEIEHYFPYNPLDFESFDIPEDHKLSHFCLAGVSLLVQDNEVVRFDALTNIQLCPLEMPLFNTDSDCLPSLISPLYEVTVDLPPFEDY, encoded by the exons ATGGCAACTATAGTTTTTGTCGATCAAGAGAATGGTGATATTCGCAGCATGTTGCCTAAAGATCATGGAACATTCTTGAGCT CAAAACCTCAATCCAGAAAGGGTGTGGTGTCTTTCCCAGGTAAAGTATTTGGTGATTCTGAAATCGTGTCCAAGCCTTCCAGAAAAGCCCTGGGAAATGTAAATAAGCAGATCTTGCAAAACAAAGCAGTGATGGCGCAGAAAATCAACTTTAAACAGAACACTGGATCCATTGGCAAAAAG GTGACTTCTTCAAACCTGCAACCTGTGAAAGACTTGTATCCTGAAATTGAGCACTACTTTCCTTATAATCCTTTAG ACTTTGAGAGTTTTGATATTCCAGAAGACCATAAACTCAGTCACTTTTGCTTAGCAGGTGTGTCACTCCTGGTTCAGGATAATGAAGTTGTAAGGTTTGATGCCTTAACAAATATTCAGCTGTGTCCATTAGAGATGCCATTATTTAACACGGATTCAG ATTGCCTGCCGTCTCTTATCTCTCCATTATATGAAGTTACAGTGGACTTGCCTCCTTTTGAAGACTATTGA
- the LOC100498440 gene encoding securin isoform X5 → MATIVFVDQENGDIRSMLPKDHGTFLSCKVFGDSEIVSKPSRKALGNVNKQILQNKAVMAQKINFKQNTGSIGKKVTSSNLQPVKDLYPEIEHYFPYNPLGVSLLVQDNEVVRFDALTNIQLCPLEMPLFNTDSDCLPSLISPLYEVTVDLPPFEDY, encoded by the exons ATGGCAACTATAGTTTTTGTCGATCAAGAGAATGGTGATATTCGCAGCATGTTGCCTAAAGATCATGGAACATTCTTGAGCT GTAAAGTATTTGGTGATTCTGAAATCGTGTCCAAGCCTTCCAGAAAAGCCCTGGGAAATGTAAATAAGCAGATCTTGCAAAACAAAGCAGTGATGGCGCAGAAAATCAACTTTAAACAGAACACTGGATCCATTGGCAAAAAG GTGACTTCTTCAAACCTGCAACCTGTGAAAGACTTGTATCCTGAAATTGAGCACTACTTTCCTTATAATCCTTTAG GTGTGTCACTCCTGGTTCAGGATAATGAAGTTGTAAGGTTTGATGCCTTAACAAATATTCAGCTGTGTCCATTAGAGATGCCATTATTTAACACGGATTCAG ATTGCCTGCCGTCTCTTATCTCTCCATTATATGAAGTTACAGTGGACTTGCCTCCTTTTGAAGACTATTGA
- the LOC100498440 gene encoding securin isoform X6, with product MATIVFVDQENGDIRSMLPKDHGTFLSSKPQSRKGVVSFPGKVFGDSEIVSKPSRKALGNVNKQILQNKAVMAQKINFKQNTGSIGKKVTSSNLQPVKDLYPEIEHYFPYNPLGVSLLVQDNEVVRFDALTNIQLCPLEMPLFNTDSDCLPSLISPLYEVTVDLPPFEDY from the exons ATGGCAACTATAGTTTTTGTCGATCAAGAGAATGGTGATATTCGCAGCATGTTGCCTAAAGATCATGGAACATTCTTGAGCT CAAAACCTCAATCCAGAAAGGGTGTGGTGTCTTTCCCAGGTAAAGTATTTGGTGATTCTGAAATCGTGTCCAAGCCTTCCAGAAAAGCCCTGGGAAATGTAAATAAGCAGATCTTGCAAAACAAAGCAGTGATGGCGCAGAAAATCAACTTTAAACAGAACACTGGATCCATTGGCAAAAAG GTGACTTCTTCAAACCTGCAACCTGTGAAAGACTTGTATCCTGAAATTGAGCACTACTTTCCTTATAATCCTTTAG GTGTGTCACTCCTGGTTCAGGATAATGAAGTTGTAAGGTTTGATGCCTTAACAAATATTCAGCTGTGTCCATTAGAGATGCCATTATTTAACACGGATTCAG ATTGCCTGCCGTCTCTTATCTCTCCATTATATGAAGTTACAGTGGACTTGCCTCCTTTTGAAGACTATTGA
- the LOC100498440 gene encoding securin isoform X1 yields the protein MATIVFVDQENGDIRSMLPKDHGTFLSYNVSTAKPQSRKGVVSFPGKVFGDSEIVSKPSRKALGNVNKQILQNKAVMAQKINFKQNTGSIGKKVTSSNLQPVKDLYPEIEHYFPYNPLDFESFDIPEDHKLSHFCLAGVSLLVQDNEVVRFDALTNIQLCPLEMPLFNTDSDCLPSLISPLYEVTVDLPPFEDY from the exons ATGGCAACTATAGTTTTTGTCGATCAAGAGAATGGTGATATTCGCAGCATGTTGCCTAAAGATCATGGAACATTCTTGAGCT ATAATGTTTCAACAGCAAAACCTCAATCCAGAAAGGGTGTGGTGTCTTTCCCAGGTAAAGTATTTGGTGATTCTGAAATCGTGTCCAAGCCTTCCAGAAAAGCCCTGGGAAATGTAAATAAGCAGATCTTGCAAAACAAAGCAGTGATGGCGCAGAAAATCAACTTTAAACAGAACACTGGATCCATTGGCAAAAAG GTGACTTCTTCAAACCTGCAACCTGTGAAAGACTTGTATCCTGAAATTGAGCACTACTTTCCTTATAATCCTTTAG ACTTTGAGAGTTTTGATATTCCAGAAGACCATAAACTCAGTCACTTTTGCTTAGCAGGTGTGTCACTCCTGGTTCAGGATAATGAAGTTGTAAGGTTTGATGCCTTAACAAATATTCAGCTGTGTCCATTAGAGATGCCATTATTTAACACGGATTCAG ATTGCCTGCCGTCTCTTATCTCTCCATTATATGAAGTTACAGTGGACTTGCCTCCTTTTGAAGACTATTGA